TAAATTCCTTATTCCATTATTGGCCGTTTGCATCATCACATCATAAGATGAATGCTGAATAAGGCAAACTCAAAATAGAAGTGTTCTAAGCCATCAAATCAGATTTCATAAAATCAATACTGAAGAACAaactgaaaaatgaaaaatgtaatGCCAATGGTGTGATTGATTGAGTGGACGGATGAAAAGAgagtgaaaaagtgaaaaaaaaaataaagtttgagCGTGCTTAGcagaaaaaaataatagaaaagataattatttttcattctaatgcataaaaatcaatcCTTTTATAATAatgagaagagagaaaataagaacaatgtgtattttaatttaaaattatacatttttcaaatgttttattttctttctatcatttttcaactctaccaaaCAATGGCTTatttttttttcccatttttcaTTCTTACCAAACGCCAAACACACCTAtggaaagaaaatataaataatatgaatgttttaaaaattcatataatacAACTTATATTTATGGCACTATAAATCGATACATACCACCTTAAACCTAGTTGCGACATGGAAAAACAGAATATATGGATCACATAAACACATGAATTATCAAATCTACGAACTTAGACTAAAAAGGGTAACCGGATATAAATAAGTAGATGGATTATCAGATCTACAAACTTACACAGAAAACGGTAACTGGATTCGGGTAGTTAGAATGCGTCCACAGTTCAGAGTCAGAACAAGACGTATAGCCTGTTGAGATCAAGTGCAAATAACAGAACAATATAATACAGGTTATTGCCATGCGAAACATATACAAAGTTACTACTATGAGATTCTAGTGCACATTAACAAAGCACCCGCTGCAGCCGGACAAACTCCTAATCAAAGAATGACAATGTCGATGAACCTCAACTGAAAACTAGGAAGGGTTTCCACTTCCACGACACATCTACAGTGATACAGAAGCAAGCAGGTGCTAGAAACTGGTAGCAGAAATATACGcatgtataaattataaaaagtaatcaGGAGTCTTGCGTGTGGCGTCGGGTTCAACTTGCCGGGGTGCTGGATCGAACTGAAGAAAGTTCTGGTCCATATTCTCCCCGATCTCTAAAATTGCAGCCATGTTTCCACATCGGTAGCAATAGTTTGGAGCACTGAAGACGGTCACCACATTCTTGTCCTGAAGAGCATATAATGAATAATCAATATATGTGTGTATCTACATATTAACAAAATCCGAAGTTCAGCTCAATTGATTCATTTCACTATACTTAAGACCTAGCATTTAGCAGGCCTGGGATTCAAACCCCCCAGCAATTGCAATCCTTCTCCTTGATTCCCAAGCTACACGTTACAAACCAGGCTAAACTGattcttttcgggttttcacaCACCTGACACCAATTGTATCCTTCCATGACAAGCTGATGGGCTCTTGAAATCAGAGAGAGACCATTTGTATGGTTGAACTGAGTCGCAATATCTTGTCCAAATGTATAGCCAGCTCCACGAGGAGAGATCCCCCATCCACAGCGGTCATCAGGATCAGACCACAAGAGATCACACATTGGTCCTTCATGAGGAACCTAACCATGAATTAATGCACACAATACCATAATtatgaacaaaaagaaaaacataagacTTCAAAATATTGCATCGCTGATCAGAGCTAAGTTTAACTACAAAATTTGTGTTACACCCCTGGGACCAAAGGAGAGGATACATTTTAATACTAGGATCCAACTTTTGGGCTGTTTTCTGGGCCATCCTAGCATTTATAATTCAAGTATTTATAGaagttttcataattttacttGAATGCTTAAGATTATAATAAGTACATGGCAAATTACCAGTACTCCCCGCAGAGATGAATACAAGTGATTAGGAAAAGCTGAAAGAATCATTTCTATACATACCTCCTGTATACGGTCCAATGCTCGAATATTGTCTAACGTGTCCAAAGATGGGGAAAGTCCTCCATGCAAACAAAAGATCTGAGATGTAAAAGTTTTGTGGCTATCAGGAGCTGTCATgatattaatcaaaataaataatctGCTAGAAGTTAAAGCAAACCTGACTCTCAATAAGAGCTGTGAGTGGTAAATAATCAAACAGGTCAGTAAAATACTTCCACACGTTGGCATTTCCATATTTTCTCAAGCATTCATCATAAAAACCATACCTGAAAAGGACAGAAAATAAAACCTTCAGAAAAACAATAACATAGCAACCCCATATACCACCACCTAATACAATGAGAGCAAATTCTGAACACTAATAAATGAACCCCAAGGGTTTTTCAAAACTCTAACAAAAATCGAATATGAATGCAGTTTACCATTGCATGAGATGCCATGATGTTTGTAACTACTGGATATCAACTTTGACATCCTTATCTCAATCATAGATGCATTGCTTCAGCCATGGCATGTCAGCCTCAGGCTTTTTCAAGGCTTTAATTAGTGAAATTTTAACATTAGAAAGTTGAACAATCACAATCCTAATCAGTTTTACCTCAGCTCAAATTCatgtaaattaattttatattgtaGTACTAGACATTCGGCAGGAATATTGAGcacaaaacttaccaatcttgtctCTTTATAGAGGTGCAATACTCGAGAAAGATCATATATGTTATAACCAGAACCAGCAAATTGGTAAGATAAATGCAGCATCCAAATGACCATGCTGTTTTGTTTTCTTCTATTGGAAATAAAGAAACTAAAAAGTGAAGCATACTGAGAAGAGTGAGCCAGGGAAGAAACTTAAGAAGTGAAAAGCATGCTAAAAAGGGAATAGGGGCTGAGATTGGTTTGACATCAGAAGAGCAAGCTTGGCTGGTTCATGCTAACAGTAACAGTTTTTCTTCCATTTTCATACTTCCTACCAAGCAAAACTTATATGTTGTTTTattaatccaaaatttaatttCGTAACCACTTTGCTCCTTTTTTAGCTTAGCCATTGGATTAACAATATTTCATTCTTAGTTCTTATCTGTTTTCATCCTTCCTAAGCAAAACTTGAAGGTTTTTTATTCATTAGTGTATGCTACAAGCCTATGACATCATTAGAAAAGGGAAAGGTGGGTGCAAGATCTTACACTTGTGTTATTTGCCGGCTCTCATGATTTCCTCTAAGAATTGTTATTCTATCTCTATATCGGACTTTGAGGGCCACTAGAAGTGAAACGGTCTCGACTGAGTAGTACCCGCGATCTGCACATATGCAGCTAAAGTTAAAAGAAAATCCCATTCCATTCATAAATGTCAATTTGCAAACAGCTgcaatattatttgattaattggAACCACTTTAAATTGAACTTACTTCTACCCAAATCTCACTCCTCTCAACCATCTAAAAGTTTAGACTAAGTAGCCACAACTTTATGCAAATAATAATTGACACACGTAAAAGCTAGTATTTCTAACTCACAGCAAAATCCCCTGATAAGTTGCACATGTCCGAACTCAGCCAAACAAGAATTTACTCTCAAGGATTTGAAAGAATACAACTCCTGTCCCTCAAAGATAAGGAACTGGTAGAGCACAGTTCCCAACAGTTCAGAACAAGTTGAGCAAAGCTCAAATGCCAGTCCCTCCCGAAATTTTCAGCTATTTAGGCATCCTAAGAGCAATACTAAACATAAAAGCCTTAGTAACATTTACAAATCATACCAATTGAGTTGATGTAATTTGAATATACTAATTTCCCAGTTTTACAACACATGAAGACAACCACTAAGCCAACTAGTGGCTCTTAGTTTTCTAAGCCAAGCAAGGAAAAAACTTACCTAAGATTGGATATTATAACATTCCATCAAGTAATCCAAACAAAAAGATTCACATAAAAACACGAAGTATTAAGAAAATAACAAATTCAACTACAATTTTTTCAcaatgtttttttctttcttaaagtAAGGTTGTACATGAACTGAGCTTGAACAAACAATCCTTTATTAATGTTTGTTTGTTTGctttaagcattttaaagcttgtTCCTATTTGGTTCgtgttcattaagaattttaaaacattgtttgtgtTCATTCATTTTAAACTTTGTATGTTCAtgttcatttaaattaaataaacatgTTCATGAACATTAAACCAGCAACCTCATGAACATATAATCAAATATGCTTGAGAGCCATAACAAACAAATCACAAACAAATATATTTCCTTTTTTAggcataaaataatcaaataaaaatattaataactatattttaaataactaaaataaaatcacagataaataataaatcaacCAAGAATCAAATCTTAAAAcgttttttttcattaattttaagcTATATTAAAGTAAACGAGCTTTAAACATTTTACAAAAGAGCTTGTCATAAACGAACTGAGGACGATGAACTGAACATGCATGTTCATGTTTGATACGTTTGTTAAAAGgaacttaaaaatttatttaacttaataaacaaacaaacaaaaaccgAACCTCATCGAGTTCTAgagctaaaaataaaaattaaaaaaaaactacaaagAAGTTACTCTTAAATCAATCACATCAAATTTTAGAATAATACAGAAGCATAAAAAAAAAGGCAAAGCAAagcaaatgaagaagaaaattaaCAGACTGACCTACATAATCTCCCATGAAGAGATAATTAGTATCGGGCGCATTGCCTCCTATTCGAAACAGCTCTATTAGATCATAAAATTGTCCGTGAATATCTCCACAAACTGTAACAGGACACTTCACCGGCTGCACGTTCCATTCTTCCACCAGTACTGCTCGTGCCTGCTCGCACAACGCCTTCACCTCCGCCTCAGACAGCGGCTTACACTCCATCAGCTGCTCGATCTGACGTTCTAGGTCTCCCTGTGATGGCATCCTCTCTTCTCTTCCACCGTCCGATCACCTTATCAACCTCCCTTCCCTTCACAACTGGCAGAACAGTCGTAAGATAAACAAATAAGTAAACCGGCCTGATCAGTTAACTTCGATCCGTCAAGCGTTGGGGATTAGGAAACATGACGCAGCGCTTTGGAGATCAGATAATTTGATCTTGGATTTCGTTTTCGATATATTTTCTCTCGGGGAAAGAAACCCGAAGAATTGTTATCGTCTGTCTGCTTAGAGAGAAGGAAATAAGATTTAGGGTTCTtaggttttggaaaatgaaattcaaatcCTAAAGCAAATGAAATgggaaattttgaagaaaaacagttatttttttattagcttatatgtaaaaataaaaaattaattaaattaatatttaattaaaataatcaattaagtttTTAACAATTTTTGCTTATAAATACCATTATAGTAACTTTTGTTTAACTCacgttatattttagttatttatatttgaaatattacgttttagtcacttacgttaacatgttgtaacattttagtcattgagccgttaattgtcattaacgatataacggtaagctgacgtaaCACGTTGAATAATCagttcaaacaaaaattttagattaaattatataattagtccctatatgttttctttttgagcaatttaattttttcttttatgttcttttaatttttatttttttctttatttttcattgtcttcttcttttccctctgttttcctcatttaaatttgattttttttcaggATGAAAATGCTGATGTGATATTAAACTATTAGAAAAGATATACAAATGATGTGGCGTCTctatttcatacaatcatttcccCATCACTTTAAtcgttaaaataaattaacaaattaattaaatggtGACACATAGGTGTTTCGGATTTAATCTAATAATCttttataaaaagtaaaaaaattatagaaatattaaaattgatataaacttataaatattataaggGTAAACCACCAAAATGGTCACTTATGgttgaaatattacattttagtcatttacattaacgtattgtaacattttagtcactgagccgttaattgtcgttaacggtatAACGGTTAGCTGACGTGGcatattaaatcatcatttcaagcaaaaaattaggttaaattatacaattggtccccatatatttttctttttgagcaatttaattttttattttatgttcttttaactttcctttttctttttttttcattctcttctgtttctccctctgttttcctcttttctctgtctcttttaatatagtttttctatgttttctatttattaacctaattttaacctaatttaaaaatatatatattagaaatataaCTTTAAATAGACATGATCTTTTAAAACTTAcattcattttcttcctttttcactTTATCCTACCTTCATGTTTTCTATTTATTGACTTTTACTCATGAACTTCTtatctcttttttgtttttatgaaatTTCAAAAGCTTAAATGTAAAATTAACCCCTAAATTATAACTCTTTTTTCACCTAGATACTTGTAGAGGGTTCTTCGGTAGAGAGAGGTAGCATTGCAAATAAGAGAACAAGATATATTGGAAGACAGAGAAGAGGATTAGAGCAAATTCGATAACACCAAGCGTAACAGTAGGTGGTGGTTGATAAGGTGGAAAAAGGTCAGCTGACAATCAAGCTCAACAAAAATAACTAGATGAAAGAATTTTAGAGAAAATGTCTTGAGGGTCCAAAATGCTAAAAATCCTCTCATCAATACTGAAAGACTCCTATTTATAGTGTTTTAAGAATGGCAGTTACAAAGCTGACAAATAATAGGAgtaatgaaattaatattttttagtcaCAAAAGCATTAATGGTTCTTTTTATTATGAAAAGATtttgatggtgatggtgatgttGATGATAAGTAGTAAACAATAGCTCACTATGTTTTTGGAAAAGGGAGAAATACACAATGTTACAAGAAAATGTTAAGAAGAAAACTTCTTAACTACCTCTATATTTTATCCACCAAATCAAGCTTTCTGGAACATTCCAATAgtgaaaataacccaaaaaatttGTCATATTTTGGAGTTACGTCCACTTCTTCTACTTTGATGAAGTAATATCATGTGAAATGTCTTTCACGAAACATCTCTTGAAGTGTAAGCCGAAGATTGTTCTTGAATAAGAGTTATTTTGACTTGTTCAAAACGTGTATTGTTCTCAACATAGAAGTTTCGAATAAGAGTTGTTCCATGATAATATTTTTCTCAGTAGAACTTGTTTTGAATAATGACTCTTTTGGACAAATACAATTGTTTTAAATAGAAGTTGTTCCAAACAAAAGTTATTCTAAACATAGTTGTTCCTAAAACACCATTATTCTAAATAATAGTTGTTCTGAACTTTAGTTGTTTTCATATGACAGGTACACTGGATGTCAGTTGTTCTAAACTAAAGCCCTGTTTTGAATATAGTTGTTTCAGAATTAGTTATTCTCAAATAACAATTGTTTTGAACAACAACTATTTTGAATAATTATTGTTCTTTTGGAAGAGATTTTAAGTGAAGCAACGTTGCTACTTTTTTCGAGCTTGATAACACAATTTCCTGAAACAATAGCCAAAACCAAGTATTTATAGTAagttgtttttataaaaaaaaatggtaCCTAAAATATAATTCTATTACATGATTTACCCAGCATGCACTCCATTAAAAAAAACATGCTAACAAGTTCAACCAATTAAAATGCAACATATGGAACTTATTAAACCACATTAATGTTGACATGGCAATCTAGTTGGGCacttaacttaaaattttaaaatctaattttaattaaaagaaaattaaaactaaataaataaataattttcactttatgttttatttaatttcattttctccATATAATAAC
The genomic region above belongs to Gossypium hirsutum isolate 1008001.06 chromosome D05, Gossypium_hirsutum_v2.1, whole genome shotgun sequence and contains:
- the LOC107903683 gene encoding serine/threonine-protein phosphatase PP2A-2 catalytic subunit; the encoded protein is MPSQGDLERQIEQLMECKPLSEAEVKALCEQARAVLVEEWNVQPVKCPVTVCGDIHGQFYDLIELFRIGGNAPDTNYLFMGDYVDRGYYSVETVSLLVALKVRYRDRITILRGNHESRQITQVYGFYDECLRKYGNANVWKYFTDLFDYLPLTALIESQIFCLHGGLSPSLDTLDNIRALDRIQEVPHEGPMCDLLWSDPDDRCGWGISPRGAGYTFGQDIATQFNHTNGLSLISRAHQLVMEGYNWCQDKNVVTVFSAPNYCYRCGNMAAILEIGENMDQNFLQFDPAPRQVEPDATRKTPDYFL